The sequence TATCAGCGTCATTTAACCGTTTCAACATATTTTTTAATTCTATTTTGTCAAAGATTTTAGCCGTTTCCATACTCCATGTTTTAAATATTTCATCGGCGTCATGGTCGTGATCATGATCGTGGTCATGGTCATGACCATGTTTTTCTTCATGATTACAATTTTCTCCATGTATATGTTCTATATGGCCTTCTCCCAATCCGATAATTTGCTCTCCAGTAAGCTGAGCCCAAGGAGTAGTCACAATATCGTATTTAAAATTTAAATTTCGTATGGATTTTATAACAGAGCTGATCTTCTCCTCATCAACCACATCTGTTCTGCTCAAAAGTATTACTTTGGCATTTTTTATTTGGTCTTCGAAAAATTCACCAAAATTATTTAAATACAAATCAAATTTTAAGACATCCACTATTGTTACAATCATATTAACTTCAACTAAATCCCTCAAGTTATTTTCCCTGCAAGCCCTAATCAATTCCGAAAGCTTTGCTACTCCCGAAGGTTCTACTATTATCCTTTGAGGACTAAACTTGTCTATTATTTCTCTTACGGATTCTCCAAAATCTCCGGCAAGGCTACAACAAATGCATCCGGAATTTATTTCTTTAATCTCTAATCCGGCTCTTTTAAGTAATGTTCCGTCTATACCAATTTCTCCAAATTCATTTTCTATAATCGCTATTTTTTCACTGTCTAATTTTTCCTTAAGAAGTTTTTTAATTAATGTAGTTTTTCCGGCTCCTAAAAAACCAGAAACAATATCAATTTTTACCTTCATTAACTCCATCCCCCTTTTTATCTCCCTTACATTCAGAACAGTATCCAAATATTTCAAGATGATGACCCATAATATCAAAATCAGTAGTATTCTCAATAAACTTTTCATAGTCACCCAAAGGGCAACCTTCAATAGGAATCATTTTTTTACATTTTAAGCATATAAGATAATGTTTATGCCCTACGGTTTTCAGTTCAAAAACTGCTTCATCACTATTCATAATATTTAATTTAACAACTATCCCCTTTGATTCAAAAACATTGAGTATTCTATATATAGTCGAAAAATTAATAGAATCGTCCATATTTTTGGCCCTAAAAAAAATTTCTTTTGAAGTAAGAGGATATTCCGCCTTTTTCAGTATATCCAATACGACATTTCTCTGTTTAGTATTTTTTATCTTAAAATAACTAAAAATTTCTTTATTTTCAAATTGCTTCAATCCGATCATCATCCTTTATAACTATAATATACAATATCATGATATCATAGAATAACTTCTTTGAAAAGTCAATTGATATGCAATCTCATATATTACTTTTTTAAAATAGCTAATTATTCGATTTTGTATGTTTTTTTAAAAAGATATATTTTAGAACGTCCTTATAAAAAATAACAATTATTAAAATTGCAATTCCAATTAACACTATTGTACCACCCGGTTTAAAATTTGCATAATAAGATATATATAATCCTGAAATAGTAGAAAAAACAGCAAAAATTATGGAAAGAATTACAGTCTGTTTATAGCTTTTAGTAATCTGCATAGCAGATGCCACCGGGAGTACTATAAGGGAAGATATAACTAATGTACCAACTGCTCTTGAGGATATAGAAATAGTAATGGCAGTAAGAAGAGTAAATACAAAATTTATTGACTTAACAGGAACTCCTGAAAATTTTGCAGATTCTTCATCAAAAGTCGTATAAAATAATTCCTTATATAATAATATAAAAACAAAAATAACCAAAACACTTAACCCAATAACCATAAAAAGTTCAAAATCAGTAATAGCTACAATACTTCCAAAAAGAAAACTGTTAAGGCTGGCGGCATTCTTTACAAACCCCGATAAAATACCGGCAATTCCAACTCCCATAGATGTAATTACAGCTATTGATATTTCTGAATATCTGGGAAAAGACTTTCTTATTCTTTCCATTCCAAAAGCCGACATTATTGAAAAAATTACAGCCGATGCAATAGGATTAATTCCAAAAGCCAAGCCGGCAGTTACACCGGCCAAAGAAGAATGAGAAAGAGCATCGCCAATCATGGACATCCTTTTTAGAACCACTATTACTCCAATACAAGGTGTAATTACTGAAATCAAAATTCCGACAATAAAAGCTCTTTGCATAAAAGAATATTGAAAAATACTAATCAACTCAATCCCACCTTTTATCTTTAAAATCAATTAAACTCTGTCCGTATATTTCCTTTAAAATATCTTCCGTCATGCCGTTTTTTAAATCCTGTTCGAGTAACCCATTTTTCCCTAAACAGATAATTCTATTTGCAATATGTGATATTTGAAAAATATCATGAGTGATCAGTATTATCGTCAACCCATGATTTCGATTTAAATCGGTAAGAAGAGAATACACTGTTTCTTCAGATTTAGCATCAATGCCTACAGTGGATTCATCCAAGAATAAAATTTCAGGGTTGTTGATTAATGCCTTTG is a genomic window of Acidilutibacter cellobiosedens containing:
- a CDS encoding CobW family GTP-binding protein, yielding MKVKIDIVSGFLGAGKTTLIKKLLKEKLDSEKIAIIENEFGEIGIDGTLLKRAGLEIKEINSGCICCSLAGDFGESVREIIDKFSPQRIIVEPSGVAKLSELIRACRENNLRDLVEVNMIVTIVDVLKFDLYLNNFGEFFEDQIKNAKVILLSRTDVVDEEKISSVIKSIRNLNFKYDIVTTPWAQLTGEQIIGLGEGHIEHIHGENCNHEEKHGHDHDHDHDHDHDADEIFKTWSMETAKIFDKIELKNMLKRLNDADSFGMIVRGKGILQSERGKWLQFDYVPGEIQIRTTSANYIGKLSITGKNINENKLFELFSV
- a CDS encoding Fur family transcriptional regulator, producing the protein MKQFENKEIFSYFKIKNTKQRNVVLDILKKAEYPLTSKEIFFRAKNMDDSINFSTIYRILNVFESKGIVVKLNIMNSDEAVFELKTVGHKHYLICLKCKKMIPIEGCPLGDYEKFIENTTDFDIMGHHLEIFGYCSECKGDKKGDGVNEGKN
- a CDS encoding metal ABC transporter permease, which produces MQRAFIVGILISVITPCIGVIVVLKRMSMIGDALSHSSLAGVTAGLAFGINPIASAVIFSIMSAFGMERIRKSFPRYSEISIAVITSMGVGIAGILSGFVKNAASLNSFLFGSIVAITDFELFMVIGLSVLVIFVFILLYKELFYTTFDEESAKFSGVPVKSINFVFTLLTAITISISSRAVGTLVISSLIVLPVASAMQITKSYKQTVILSIIFAVFSTISGLYISYYANFKPGGTIVLIGIAILIIVIFYKDVLKYIFLKKHTKSNN